Proteins from a genomic interval of Kitasatospora kifunensis:
- a CDS encoding Rieske 2Fe-2S domain-containing protein encodes MMEGTTDPVETAGSGVRPPAAGPVPPGREGRAARAAQRRAFAGRYALLPVRLFLGATFTYAGLDKLADSHYLAGAGDPQSFYAQTLAAKAHSPIGWALAPALHQPTFFGLLIAFGELAVGLGTLCGLWGRVAALGGAMLSLTLFLSVSFHVTPYYLGNDLPYLMAWTTLALAGTPYLSVDGFIAGRAERDRQRGLEEEAVRRRGFLDGSIAAVALGGAGLLGGSLTATFIRRKPKPTAVTSGAGAPSGAAKASVAVADVPVGGSATVTDPASGDAIYIVQPTAGQYCGLSSVCTHAGCAVDAPKQGQLHCPCHGSKFDAATGAVLAGPAVKPLPRYKVTRDGDRLDLGPLQS; translated from the coding sequence ATGATGGAGGGGACCACGGACCCGGTCGAGACCGCCGGTTCGGGGGTGCGGCCGCCAGCCGCGGGACCGGTGCCCCCAGGGCGCGAGGGCCGGGCGGCGCGGGCCGCCCAGCGCCGGGCGTTCGCCGGCCGGTACGCGCTGCTGCCGGTGCGCCTGTTCCTCGGCGCCACCTTCACCTACGCGGGCCTGGACAAGCTCGCCGACAGCCACTACCTGGCCGGCGCCGGCGATCCGCAGTCCTTCTACGCCCAGACCCTGGCCGCCAAGGCGCACAGCCCGATCGGTTGGGCGCTGGCCCCGGCGCTCCACCAGCCCACCTTCTTCGGTCTGCTGATCGCCTTCGGCGAGCTGGCGGTCGGGCTCGGCACCCTGTGCGGCCTCTGGGGCCGGGTGGCCGCGCTCGGCGGCGCGATGCTCAGCCTGACCCTGTTCCTGTCCGTCAGCTTCCACGTCACGCCGTACTACCTGGGCAACGACCTGCCCTACCTGATGGCCTGGACCACCCTGGCGCTGGCCGGGACGCCCTACCTGTCGGTGGACGGCTTCATCGCGGGCCGCGCCGAGCGCGACCGGCAGCGCGGCCTGGAGGAGGAGGCGGTGCGCCGCCGCGGCTTCCTGGACGGTTCCATCGCGGCGGTCGCGCTCGGCGGTGCCGGGCTGCTGGGCGGCTCGCTGACGGCCACCTTCATCCGCAGGAAGCCGAAGCCGACCGCCGTCACCTCCGGCGCGGGCGCCCCCTCGGGTGCCGCCAAGGCCTCCGTCGCCGTCGCGGACGTCCCCGTCGGCGGCTCCGCCACCGTCACCGACCCCGCCAGCGGCGACGCGATCTACATCGTGCAGCCCACGGCAGGGCAGTACTGCGGCCTGTCCTCGGTCTGCACCCACGCCGGCTGCGCGGTCGACGCGCCGAAGCAGGGCCAGCTGCACTGCCCCTGCCACGGTTCGAAGTTCGACGCCGCCACCGGCGCGGTGCTGGCGGGCCCGGCGGTCAAGCCGCTGCCCAGGTACAAGGTGACCAGGGACGGCGACCGGCTCGACCTGGGGCCGCTGCAGTCCTGA
- a CDS encoding class F sortase, producing the protein MRARRPERRRHGRRPRRWAPFAAGGTLALALGGFLLGHTTQQPPPVRINTVAAAPADSPATVPVAPPSGGPSAGAQPPAPPAQAAPPTRLVIPSIGVDAPVGPGGLNSDGTVEVPPLDQPSRVDWYDQGPAPGAVGPAVLLGHLDTKAGPAVFAKLPKLKPGDKIEIHRADGSTVTFQVRELHQYAKDAFPTDLVYGSTSTPQLRVITCGGSLQSNGHYSDNIIVFADLVSS; encoded by the coding sequence GTGCGGGCTCGGCGGCCTGAGCGCCGCCGTCACGGCCGGCGCCCGCGCAGGTGGGCGCCGTTCGCGGCGGGCGGCACCCTCGCCCTGGCGCTGGGCGGATTCCTGCTCGGGCACACCACGCAGCAGCCGCCGCCGGTGCGGATCAACACGGTCGCGGCGGCACCGGCGGACAGTCCCGCCACGGTGCCGGTCGCCCCACCGAGCGGCGGCCCGTCCGCCGGTGCCCAGCCGCCCGCGCCGCCCGCGCAGGCGGCACCGCCGACCCGGCTGGTGATCCCGAGCATCGGGGTGGACGCCCCGGTCGGCCCTGGCGGCCTGAACTCCGACGGCACGGTGGAGGTCCCGCCACTTGACCAGCCGTCCCGGGTCGACTGGTACGACCAGGGGCCGGCGCCCGGCGCGGTGGGGCCCGCCGTCCTGCTGGGCCACCTGGACACCAAGGCCGGCCCGGCGGTCTTCGCCAAGCTGCCGAAGCTCAAGCCGGGCGACAAGATCGAGATCCACCGCGCCGACGGCAGTACGGTGACCTTCCAGGTCCGCGAGTTGCACCAGTACGCCAAGGACGCGTTCCCGACCGACCTGGTCTACGGGAGCACCAGCACGCCGCAGTTGCGGGTGATCACCTGTGGTGGCTCGCTGCAGAGCAACGGACACTACTCCGATAACATCATCGTCTTCGCGGACCTGGTCTCGTCCTGA
- a CDS encoding response regulator transcription factor, protein MTAPGTPRILLVEDDEVIREATRMALERYGFPVDTAADGLEGLERFRAGRPDLLLLDVMLPLLDGVGLCRRIREESQLPILMMSARTDPIDVISGLEAGADDYLVKPFETAVLVARIRTVLRRTGLPSAAPAGPAPAVAPSPPVPVIPPAPTYPPTAPEPQAPARTVRAIDGLEVDTDAMEVRADGRPVLLTPTELRLLLEFTAAPGILLERQTLLERVWDYAWGADTRVVDVHVQRLRAKIGAGRIETIRGFGYKLRNRRETGGAE, encoded by the coding sequence ATGACCGCCCCCGGCACACCGCGGATCCTGCTGGTCGAGGACGACGAGGTGATCCGCGAGGCGACCCGGATGGCGTTGGAGCGCTACGGGTTCCCGGTGGACACCGCCGCCGACGGCCTGGAGGGCCTGGAGCGGTTCCGCGCCGGGCGGCCGGACCTGCTGCTGCTCGACGTGATGCTGCCGCTGCTGGACGGCGTGGGCCTGTGCCGGCGGATCCGCGAGGAGAGCCAGCTGCCGATCCTGATGATGTCGGCCCGCACCGACCCGATCGACGTGATCTCGGGCCTGGAGGCGGGGGCGGACGACTACCTGGTCAAGCCGTTCGAGACGGCGGTGCTGGTGGCGCGGATCCGCACCGTGCTGCGGCGCACCGGGCTGCCCTCGGCCGCGCCGGCCGGCCCCGCGCCCGCCGTTGCGCCCAGCCCGCCGGTCCCGGTCATCCCACCTGCCCCGACCTACCCGCCCACCGCGCCCGAGCCGCAGGCTCCCGCGCGCACCGTGCGGGCGATCGACGGCCTGGAGGTGGACACCGACGCGATGGAGGTGCGCGCCGACGGCCGTCCGGTCCTGCTCACCCCCACCGAGCTGCGGTTGCTGCTGGAGTTCACCGCCGCCCCCGGCATCCTGCTGGAGCGGCAGACCCTGCTGGAGCGGGTCTGGGACTACGCCTGGGGTGCCGACACCCGGGTGGTGGACGTCCATGTGCAGCGGCTGCGGGCGAAGATCGGCGCGGGCCGGATCGAGACCATCCGCGGCTTCGGCTACAAGTTGCGCAACCGGCGCGAGACGGGCGGCGCCGAGTGA
- a CDS encoding sensor histidine kinase yields the protein MNLRRQIAVTVALVSCLVALTVSLLVHQAYVQQHSNQARSAAENALDAALDGWSRTGALAWNAKIDDPELPPQLRQLAAEGRHGSMLAHGREGARMWAAAGSNGHVFSLWIDYSADEKAIAALDRSILVSAALSVVVTVLAGVLVAHRISRRLRTAARTARTIAQGDLAARIGPLGRSRDEVAELAAAVDSMSAVLSSKLENEQRFTADVAHELRTPLTGLLTAAELLPPGRPTELVQDRVRVLCALTEDLLEVSRLDAGAELPELSPVTLGPLLKRILAVAGPAVELWIEADAEVTTDPRRLDRVVGNLVANAQRHGAPPVLVVVDGPTVTVRDHGPGYPADVLEFGPQRFRTGARERGRGHGLGLTIAQGHAAAIGVGLRLTNHPDGGALAELTFRQKS from the coding sequence GTGAACCTGCGCCGCCAGATCGCGGTCACCGTCGCGCTGGTCTCCTGCCTGGTGGCGCTCACCGTCAGCCTGCTGGTCCACCAGGCCTACGTCCAGCAGCACAGCAACCAGGCGCGCAGCGCGGCCGAGAACGCGCTGGACGCCGCGCTGGACGGGTGGAGCCGCACCGGGGCGCTGGCCTGGAACGCCAAGATCGACGACCCCGAACTGCCGCCGCAACTGCGCCAGCTGGCCGCCGAGGGGCGGCACGGATCGATGCTCGCGCACGGTCGCGAGGGCGCTCGGATGTGGGCGGCGGCCGGCAGCAACGGCCACGTCTTCTCGCTCTGGATCGACTACAGCGCGGACGAGAAGGCCATCGCGGCCCTGGACCGGAGCATCCTGGTCTCGGCCGCCCTGTCGGTGGTGGTGACCGTGCTCGCCGGGGTCCTGGTGGCACACCGGATCAGCCGCCGGCTGCGTACCGCGGCCCGCACCGCGCGCACCATCGCCCAGGGCGACCTGGCCGCCCGGATCGGCCCGCTGGGCCGCTCGCGCGACGAGGTCGCCGAACTGGCCGCCGCCGTGGACTCGATGTCGGCCGTGCTGAGCAGCAAGCTGGAGAACGAGCAGCGGTTCACCGCCGATGTCGCGCACGAGCTGCGCACGCCGCTGACCGGCCTGCTCACCGCGGCCGAGCTGCTGCCGCCGGGACGGCCCACCGAGCTGGTGCAGGACCGGGTGCGGGTGCTCTGCGCGCTGACCGAGGACCTGCTGGAGGTCTCCCGGCTGGACGCGGGCGCCGAGCTGCCCGAGCTCTCCCCGGTCACCCTCGGGCCGCTGCTGAAACGGATCCTGGCGGTGGCCGGGCCCGCGGTCGAGCTCTGGATCGAGGCGGACGCCGAGGTGACCACGGACCCGCGCCGCCTCGACCGGGTGGTGGGCAACCTGGTGGCCAACGCGCAACGGCACGGCGCGCCGCCGGTCCTGGTGGTGGTGGACGGACCCACCGTCACCGTTCGCGACCACGGGCCCGGCTACCCGGCGGACGTCCTGGAGTTCGGGCCACAGCGTTTTCGCACCGGTGCCCGGGAGCGCGGCCGCGGGCACGGCCTCGGCCTGACCATCGCGCAGGGGCACGCGGCGGCGATCGGGGTCGGGCTGCGGCTGACCAACCATCCGGACGGCGGCGCACTGGCCGAACTGACCTTCCGTCAGAAGTCTTGA
- a CDS encoding PspC domain-containing protein, whose amino-acid sequence MTQEQSAAEDERAAQEQPGGERPPLVRDESHRVVAGVCGGLGRHLDIDPVVFRVVTAVLCLTGGLGLFLYGLAWLIVPTEHPDGKHGRTELQRVLTGRIDGQSIGAVLLTVIGTGVFFSWMGNGDSTFPLLLLGAMIFFAVRHDPERRRRARGLGQPPREGGPYDRPTGRASDLGLGATSPLSDWKTWRRDFHEEWASRKADFHEEWATRKAEMREEWAARSEEIQEQVSLAKENLGRRAGAPQDGAPSAAPPSDAPLTRTGYLWDPRHPERNPYGTTAPPNAPTQPWWQRSDLPEGDPLRKTAPTPPPRPPHPLHRERRARSVLAPFGLLLSVGAAWLVWTLRWHQNTSAPLSVVLATCLLGLGLTMLVGAKFGRARVLTVPALLLTIVLAATGTSAGSVEASLGDRSWTPANAAAVQSKYALGAGDIALDLSSVDPAGGTVSSAIRLGAGDVSVTLPPDVDANLTLHTLVGDIQLPDRTLNGNLGARETVHLAPVGGAASKGTINLDIVVDLGEIQVMQG is encoded by the coding sequence ATGACGCAGGAGCAGAGCGCGGCCGAGGACGAGCGGGCCGCCCAGGAGCAGCCCGGGGGCGAACGCCCGCCCCTGGTGCGGGACGAGAGCCACCGCGTGGTGGCGGGGGTCTGCGGCGGGCTCGGTCGGCACCTGGACATCGATCCGGTGGTCTTCCGGGTGGTCACCGCAGTCCTCTGCCTGACCGGCGGGCTGGGGCTCTTCCTGTACGGGCTGGCCTGGCTGATCGTGCCCACCGAGCACCCGGACGGCAAGCACGGGCGGACCGAGCTGCAGCGGGTGCTGACCGGGCGGATCGACGGCCAGTCGATCGGCGCGGTGCTGCTGACCGTGATCGGTACCGGGGTCTTCTTCTCCTGGATGGGCAACGGCGACTCGACCTTCCCGCTGCTGCTGCTCGGCGCGATGATCTTCTTCGCGGTGCGGCACGACCCCGAGCGGCGCCGCCGGGCCCGCGGGCTCGGGCAGCCGCCGCGCGAGGGCGGTCCGTACGACCGGCCCACCGGCCGGGCCAGTGACCTCGGTCTGGGCGCCACCTCGCCGCTGAGCGACTGGAAGACCTGGCGGCGCGACTTCCACGAGGAGTGGGCCAGCCGCAAGGCCGACTTCCACGAGGAGTGGGCCACCCGCAAGGCCGAAATGCGCGAGGAGTGGGCCGCCCGCAGCGAGGAGATCCAGGAGCAGGTCAGCCTGGCCAAGGAGAACCTGGGCCGGCGAGCCGGGGCACCGCAGGACGGCGCGCCTTCCGCCGCGCCCCCCTCGGACGCGCCCCTCACCCGCACCGGCTACCTGTGGGACCCGCGTCACCCCGAACGCAACCCCTACGGCACCACCGCGCCCCCGAACGCGCCCACCCAGCCCTGGTGGCAGCGCAGCGACCTGCCCGAGGGCGATCCGCTGCGCAAGACCGCCCCGACCCCGCCACCGCGCCCGCCGCACCCGCTGCACCGCGAGCGACGGGCCCGCTCGGTCCTCGCCCCCTTCGGCCTGCTGCTGTCGGTCGGCGCGGCCTGGCTGGTCTGGACGCTGCGCTGGCACCAGAACACCTCGGCGCCGCTCTCCGTCGTGCTGGCCACCTGCCTGCTCGGGCTCGGCCTGACCATGCTGGTGGGCGCGAAGTTCGGCCGGGCCAGGGTGCTGACCGTCCCGGCCCTGCTGCTCACCATCGTGCTGGCCGCGACCGGCACCTCCGCCGGGTCGGTGGAGGCGAGCCTCGGCGACCGCAGCTGGACGCCGGCCAACGCGGCCGCCGTGCAGAGCAAGTACGCGCTGGGGGCCGGGGACATCGCGCTGGACCTGTCGTCGGTCGACCCCGCCGGCGGCACGGTGAGCAGCGCCATCCGGCTGGGCGCGGGCGACGTCAGCGTGACCCTGCCGCCCGACGTCGACGCGAATCTGACCCTGCACACCCTGGTCGGTGACATCCAGCTGCCCGACCGGACGCTGAACGGCAACCTCGGCGCCCGGGAGACGGTCCACCTCGCTCCGGTCGGGGGCGCGGCCAGCAAGGGAACCATCAACCTCGACATCGTGGTCGACCTCGGCGAGATTCAGGTGATGCAGGGATGA
- a CDS encoding GMC family oxidoreductase, with protein MTEGERAVAEFDYDVIVVGSGFGGSVSALRLTEKGYRVAVLEAGRRFARDELPRNSWDVKNYLWAPGLGLYGIQRIHLLANVLVLGGAGVGGGSLNYANTLYVPPKAFFEDRQWRHITDWAQELAPFYDQAQRMLGVRTNPTTTPSDVHLKAAAERMGVGDSFHFAPVGVFFGDGQDADGSAKAAPGGEVEDPYFGGAGPGRKACVECGECMTGCRHGAKNTLTENYLFLAEAGGAEIHPLTTVARIRELDGGFAVDVKRTNARGAAAERAGARTLTAAKVVVAAGTYGTQTLLHTMRDQGRLPRISAALGELTRTNSEALVGAQTTPRRYGGPVDFTKGVAITSSIHPDENTHIEPVRYGKGSNAMGFLSILQVPGGGRGPRWLRAGATAVKHPTVFARSLSNYRWSERTIIGLVMQSLDNSITVSLKQKGLGKGTLTSRQGHGEPNPSWIPAAEQGAQALAAEINGFAGSTVGEIFDIPLTAHFIGGCPIADSPERGVVDPYQRLYGYPGISVVDGSTISANLGVNPSLTITAQAERAMSMWPNKGEPDPRPAQGEAYRRLAAVAPVRPAVPAGAFGELRLPLLAVPEVPKKKKQA; from the coding sequence GTGACCGAGGGGGAGCGGGCGGTGGCGGAATTCGACTACGACGTGATCGTGGTCGGCTCGGGGTTCGGCGGCTCGGTCAGCGCGCTGCGGCTGACCGAGAAGGGCTACCGGGTCGCGGTGCTGGAGGCGGGGCGGCGCTTCGCGCGCGATGAGCTGCCGCGCAACTCCTGGGACGTGAAGAACTACCTGTGGGCGCCGGGGCTCGGCCTGTACGGCATCCAGCGGATCCACCTGCTGGCCAATGTGCTGGTGCTCGGTGGGGCGGGGGTGGGCGGCGGCTCGCTCAACTACGCCAACACGCTCTACGTGCCGCCCAAGGCCTTCTTCGAGGACCGCCAGTGGCGGCACATCACCGACTGGGCCCAGGAGTTGGCCCCCTTCTACGACCAGGCCCAGCGGATGCTCGGGGTGCGCACCAACCCCACCACCACGCCCTCGGACGTCCACCTGAAGGCGGCGGCCGAGCGGATGGGAGTGGGCGACAGCTTCCACTTCGCGCCGGTGGGCGTCTTCTTCGGGGACGGCCAGGACGCCGACGGGAGCGCGAAGGCCGCGCCGGGCGGCGAGGTCGAGGACCCGTACTTCGGCGGTGCCGGGCCGGGCCGCAAGGCCTGCGTGGAGTGCGGCGAGTGCATGACCGGCTGCCGGCACGGCGCCAAGAACACGCTCACCGAGAACTACCTCTTCCTGGCCGAGGCGGGCGGCGCCGAGATCCACCCGCTCACCACCGTGGCCCGGATCCGCGAACTCGACGGCGGCTTCGCGGTGGACGTCAAGCGCACCAACGCCCGGGGCGCGGCGGCCGAGCGGGCCGGGGCCAGGACGCTGACGGCGGCCAAGGTGGTGGTGGCGGCCGGCACCTACGGCACCCAGACGCTGCTGCACACCATGCGCGACCAGGGCCGGCTGCCCCGCATCTCGGCCGCGCTCGGCGAGCTGACCCGCACCAACTCCGAGGCGCTGGTGGGCGCGCAGACCACGCCCCGGCGCTACGGCGGCCCGGTGGACTTCACCAAGGGGGTGGCGATCACCTCCTCGATCCACCCCGACGAGAACACCCACATCGAGCCGGTGCGCTACGGCAAGGGCTCCAACGCGATGGGCTTCCTGTCGATCCTGCAGGTGCCGGGTGGCGGCCGCGGTCCGCGCTGGCTGCGGGCGGGAGCCACGGCGGTCAAGCACCCCACGGTCTTCGCCCGTTCGTTGAGCAACTACCGGTGGTCGGAGCGGACCATCATCGGCCTGGTGATGCAGTCGCTGGACAACTCGATCACCGTCTCGCTCAAGCAGAAGGGCCTGGGGAAGGGCACGTTGACCTCCCGGCAGGGCCACGGCGAGCCGAACCCGAGTTGGATCCCGGCCGCCGAGCAGGGCGCCCAGGCGCTCGCCGCCGAGATCAACGGCTTCGCGGGGAGCACCGTCGGCGAGATCTTCGACATCCCGCTGACCGCGCACTTCATCGGCGGCTGCCCGATCGCGGACAGCCCCGAGCGCGGTGTGGTCGACCCCTACCAGCGGCTCTACGGCTACCCGGGGATCAGCGTGGTGGACGGCTCCACCATCTCCGCCAACCTCGGCGTCAACCCCTCCTTGACGATCACCGCGCAGGCCGAGCGGGCGATGTCGATGTGGCCCAACAAGGGCGAGCCGGATCCGCGGCCGGCCCAGGGCGAGGCCTACCGCCGGCTGGCCGCCGTCGCGCCGGTGCGGCCCGCGGTGCCCGCCGGGGCCTTCGGCGAGCTGCGGCTGCCGCTGCTCGCGGTGCCCGAGGTACCGAAGAAAAAGAAGCAGGCGTAG
- the guaA gene encoding glutamine-hydrolyzing GMP synthase, giving the protein MSSATPDQSVPPVDTVLVVDFGAQYAQLIARRVREARVYSEIVPSTMPVAEMLAKNPKAIILSGGPSSVYEEGAPRLDRAIFEAGVPVFGMCYGFQLMAITLGGTVDDNGAREYGRTPLHVTKTGSTLFEGTPTEQSVWMSHGDACSAAPEGFTVTASTDVVPVAAFENDEARLYGVQYHPEVLHSTHGQQILEHFLYRGAGLAPTWTTHNVVDEQIALIKAQVGTKRAICGLSGGVDSAVAAALVQKAIGSQLTCVYVDHGLMRQGETEQVEKDFVAATGVKLKVVDAQERFLSALKGVSDPEEKRKIIGREFIRVFEQAQAEIVAEAGEHGESVDFLVQGTLYPDVVESGGGTGTANIKSHHNVGGLPEDLQFQLVEPLRKLFKDEVRMVGQELGLPEEIVQRQPFPGPGLGIRIVGEVTKERLDLLREADAIAREELTAAGLDREIWQCPVVLLADVRSVGVQGDGRTYGHPIVLRPVSSEDAMTADWSRLPYEVLAKISTRITNEVRDVNRVVLDVTSKPPGTIEWE; this is encoded by the coding sequence GTGTCCTCTGCTACCCCCGACCAGTCCGTACCGCCGGTCGACACCGTTCTGGTGGTCGACTTCGGTGCCCAGTACGCCCAGCTCATCGCCCGTCGGGTGCGTGAGGCGCGGGTCTACAGCGAGATCGTGCCGAGCACCATGCCGGTCGCCGAGATGCTCGCCAAGAACCCGAAGGCGATCATCCTCTCCGGCGGCCCCTCCTCGGTCTACGAGGAGGGCGCGCCGCGGCTCGACCGCGCGATCTTCGAGGCCGGTGTACCGGTCTTCGGCATGTGCTACGGCTTCCAGCTGATGGCGATCACGCTCGGCGGAACGGTCGACGACAACGGTGCGCGCGAGTACGGCCGCACCCCGCTGCACGTCACCAAGACCGGCTCGACGCTCTTCGAGGGCACCCCGACCGAGCAGTCGGTCTGGATGTCGCACGGCGACGCCTGCTCCGCCGCCCCCGAGGGCTTCACCGTGACCGCCTCCACCGACGTGGTCCCGGTCGCCGCCTTCGAGAACGACGAGGCCAGGCTCTACGGCGTCCAGTACCACCCCGAGGTCCTGCACTCCACGCACGGCCAGCAGATCCTGGAGCACTTCCTCTACCGCGGCGCGGGCCTCGCCCCGACCTGGACCACCCACAACGTGGTCGACGAGCAGATCGCGCTGATCAAGGCGCAGGTCGGCACGAAGCGCGCGATCTGCGGCCTGTCCGGCGGCGTGGACTCCGCGGTCGCGGCCGCGCTGGTCCAGAAGGCCATCGGCTCCCAGCTCACCTGCGTCTACGTCGACCACGGCCTGATGCGCCAGGGCGAGACCGAGCAGGTCGAGAAGGACTTCGTGGCCGCCACCGGCGTCAAGCTCAAGGTGGTCGACGCCCAGGAGCGCTTCCTGAGCGCGCTCAAGGGCGTCAGCGACCCCGAGGAGAAGCGCAAGATCATCGGCCGGGAGTTCATCCGGGTCTTCGAGCAGGCGCAGGCCGAGATCGTGGCCGAGGCCGGCGAGCACGGCGAGTCGGTCGACTTCCTGGTCCAGGGCACCCTCTACCCCGACGTGGTGGAGTCCGGTGGCGGCACCGGCACCGCGAACATCAAGTCGCACCACAACGTCGGCGGCCTGCCGGAGGACCTGCAGTTCCAGCTGGTCGAGCCGCTGCGCAAGCTGTTCAAGGACGAGGTCCGGATGGTCGGCCAGGAGCTCGGCCTGCCCGAGGAGATCGTCCAGCGCCAGCCGTTCCCGGGCCCGGGCCTGGGCATCCGGATCGTCGGCGAGGTCACCAAGGAGCGCCTGGACCTGCTGCGCGAGGCCGACGCCATCGCCCGCGAGGAGCTGACCGCGGCCGGCCTGGACCGTGAGATCTGGCAGTGCCCGGTGGTGCTGCTGGCGGACGTGCGCAGCGTCGGCGTGCAGGGCGACGGTCGCACCTACGGTCACCCGATCGTGCTGCGCCCGGTCTCCTCCGAGGACGCCATGACCGCCGACTGGTCGCGGCTGCCCTACGAGGTGCTGGCCAAGATCTCCACCCGGATCACCAACGAGGTGCGTGACGTCAACCGCGTGGTGCTGGACGTGACCAGCAAGCCGCCGGGCACCATCGAGTGGGAGTAA